The DNA sequence GCGCATCGCGCGGCCCTGGTCGCCCGGCACGCGATTGCCGGCGCACGGCGGGTGGCCGCAGGCGAGCATGATCCGGCGGCCGATGCCTACTGGGAACTCCTGTTGCACGGCACGGCCGAACGGATTCCCGTGTCTCGGCGCCGCTGGCGCGAGATCCGGCCGATCGTCGCCGGATTGTCCCTGGATCTACAATAGGGTTGCCCGGCGCCCTGCACGTCACCTGAGCCTGGCACACCCATCCCCCGGAGGACCCTTGGCGGATATCAAGATTGAGGTCGTGGATTCCCTGGAAGGGGTGGATCCCGAGGCATGGGACGCCCTGACGCAGGGCAATCCCTTCGTCAGCCACGCCTTCCTGCACGCCATGCACACCACCCGGTGCGCGGTGCGCAAGACCGGCTGGCAGCCGCAGTATCTGTTGCTGCGCGATGGCAACGGCGAAGGGGACGGACTGGCAGGCGCCATGCCGCTCTACCTCAAGGGGCATTCGCGGGGCGAGTACGTGTTCGACCACGCCTGGGCCGAAGCCTTCGAGCGCCATGGCATCGACTATTACCCCAAGCTGCTGTCGGCCGTGCCCTTTACGCCCGTGCGCGGGCCGCGGCTGATGGCCCGCGACGCCGCCAGCCGCGAAGCCTTGGCCCATGGCGCGATCACCCTGACCCAGAAGTACGGCATTTCGTCGCTTCACGTGCTGTTTCCGGACGCAGACGACGTGATCGCCCTGCGCGCCGCCGGCTATCTGCTGCGCGAAGGCGTCCAGTTCCACTGGCACAACGCCAGCTACGACAGCTTCGAGACCTTCCTGGCCGGAATGAATCACGACAAGCGCAAGAAGATCCGCCAGGATCGCCGGCGCGTGGCCGACGCCGGCGTGACCTTCCGCCACGTGCAGGGCGCCGCGATCACCCAGGCCGACCTGGATTTTTTCTATCGCTGTTACGCCAGCACGTATGAAAACCACTGGTCGTCGCCCTACCTGAATCCCGAATTCTTCCAGACCCTGCTGGCGCAGATGCCCGAGTCCGTGCTGCTGATCCTGGCCGAGCGCGAAGGCGCGCCCATCGCGTCGGCGCTGAACATCCTGGGCGACGGCGTGCTGTATGGCCGCTACTGGGGCAGCACCGAATTCGTGTCGGGCCTGCATTTCGAGACCTGTTATCTGCAAGCCATCGAATTCTGCATCCAGCATGGCGTGCAGACCTTTGAAGGCGGCGCGCAGGGCGAACACAAAATGTCGCGCGGCCTGTTGCCGACCCCGACCTGGTCCGCCCACTGGATTGCCGACGAGCGCTTTGCCGAGGCGATCGCCGACTTCCTGGAGCGTGAAACCAAGGGCATGGGGCGGTATCTGGACGAACTCGAATCTCACACCCCGTTCAAGGCATCGGCCGCCTAGGGCGCGTGCGATAATCGGCGGCGTCAACCACGGTCGGATCTCAGGGCGATGACAGTCAAAGTCGCGATTGCACAAATCAACTGCACGGTCGGCGATTTCGCCGGCAATATCGCGCGCATCGTCGCGATGGCCGAGCGCGCGCACGCCCGCGGCGCGGACATCCTGCTCACGCCTGAATTGTCCTTGTGCGGATACCCGCCCGAAGACCTGCTGCTGCGCCCGGATTTCCTGAAGCGCTCGCACGACTTCCTGGGGCAATTGCGCCATGAACTCGCTACCCTGACTGGCCTGCACGTGATCGTCGGCCACCCCGAACTCGAAGACGGCAAGGTCTACAACTCGGCCAGCGTGCTGATCGACGGCCACTGCATGGGCGCCTACCGCAAGCACGAACTGCCGAACTACAAGGTGTTCGACGAACAGCGGTACTTCACGCCCGGCGTGCAGCCCTTCGCATTCGACGTCAAAGGCATCCGTTTTGGCATCAACATCTGCGAAGACACCTGGTTTTCGCGCGCGCCCGAAGCCGCCGCCGACCTGGGCGCCGAAGTGCTGCTGGTGCCCAATGCCTCGCCCTTCCATCTGACCAAACACATGACGCGCGTCGAAACGATGCGGGAACACGTGTCCGAAACCGGCTTGTCGCTGGTGTACGCCAACCTGGTCGGCGGGCAGGACGAGCTGGTGTTCGACGGGGCGTCCTTCGTGCTCGACACCCAGGGCGCCGTGGCCGCGCAACTCCCGGCCTTTGACGAAATCCTGGAAATTGTCGAGTTCAATGGCGCCGAACCGGTGCGCCAGCCCTATCCCGAACCGCTGTGCGAAGAAGCCCTGGTGTACGGCGCCCTGGTGCTGGGCGTGCGCGACTACCTGGGCAAGAACGGCTTTCCGGGTGCGCTGATCGGGCTGTCGGGCGGCATCGATTCGGCCCTGGTGCTGGCCGTGGCGGTGGACGCGCTGGGCGCCGACAAGGTCCGGGCGGTCATGATGCCGTCGCGGTACACGGCCGACATTTCCTGGACCGACGCCCGCGACATGGCCGAACGCCTGGGCGTGCGCTACGACGAACATCCCATTGCGCCGATGGTCGATGCGTTCGAAAAGACGCTGGCTGGCGAATTTGAAGGCCGCGCGGTCGACGCTACCGAAGAGAACATCCAGGCGCGGGTGCGCGGCACGCTGCTGATGGCGCTGTCTAACAAGTTCGGGTCCATCGTGCTCACGACAGGCAACAAGTCTGAACTCGCCACGGGCTACTGCACGTTGTACGGTGACATGGCGGGCGGCTTCGCCGTCATCAAGGACATCGCAAAGACGCTGGTGTATCGCCTGTGCCGCTGGCGTAATACGGTATCGGACGTGATTCCCGACCGCATCATCACCCGGCCGCCGTCCGCCGAGCTGCGCCCTGACCAGACCGACCAGGACAGCCTGCCGCCGTACGACGTGCTGGACGCGATCATGCAGATGTACATGGAAGAGAACCGGTCGGGCGCCGAGATCGTGCAGGCCGGCTACGCCACCGCCGATGTCCAGCGCGTCACGCGCCTGATCCGCATCAACGAATACAAGCGCCGCCAGTCGCCGGTCGGCATCCGTGTCACGCACCGGGCCTTCGGGCGCGACTGGCGCTATCCGATCACCAACCGATTCAACGAAGTGTTTGAGTAACCCAGGGGTTCTGCCATGAAACAAGTCACCGCCATCATCAAGCCGTTCAAACTCGACGAAGTCCGTGAAGCGCTTGCCCAGGTGGGCGTCAATGGTCTGACGGTGACCGAAGTCAAAGGCTTCGGTCGCCAGAAAGGGCATACCGAGCTGTATCGCGGCGCGGAATACGTCGTCGACTTCCTGCCCAAGATCCGCGTCGAACTCGTCATTGCCGACGAACTGGTCGACCAGGCTGTCGACGCCATCATCCGCATTGCACGCACCGGCAAGATCGGCGACGGCAAGATCTTCGTCAGCCCGGTCGAGCAGGTCATCCGCATCCGCACCGGCGAAACGGGCGAAGCGGCGGTCTGATCGCCGTGACCTGTCGTTCCTTGCGGTGAGCAGCAAGCGGTAAGCGGCAGGCCGACCATGCCGGCCATGCCGGCTTGCCTGCGTGCGTCTGCCTCAAACCCCCCGGGCCGCAGGCGCCGTTTCCCGTCGTTCCTCCCCCTCATGCACCGTTCCCGGTGATAATTCCGCCTGATTCACGCACCCGCATGGCCGTCCTCACTCCGCAGCACCGGCTGGGTGCCGTGGACGCGACCCGCACGCCGTACCCCTTTCGCCGGTACGCGCAAGTGCGAGCGGAACAAGGGAGATCTATGCAGTCGAGTCAGGCGCCAAAGTCCTTCAACCTGCGTGAACAGGTGGTCCGGCAGGTACGCTCCGAAATCATTACGGGACGCAAGGCGCCCGGGTCGGTCTATACCGTCCCGGGTCTGGCCGCGGAACTGGGCGTCTCGACGACGCCAGTTCGCGAGGCCTTGCTTGAGTTGAGCCGCAACGGGCTGATGTCGCCCATGCGCAATCGGGGTTTCAGGGTGGAGCAGTTGTCGCTGCAGGCCCTGGACGACCTTTTCACCATGCGTGAACTGGTTGAGCGTTTTGCGCTGGAGACCCTGGCACGCGTCGGATTGAAGGACCCGCAGCCCGTGCGCGCACTGGCGGACGCGGTGGCCGTGGCGGTGGAGCAGGGCGATGTCGCCGGCTACATTGCCAGCGATCAGGCGTTTCACGAAGCGCTGGTGTCCCAGGCAGGCAATCCCTTGATGACGCGGATGGTCATGCAATTGCGCGATGACATGCGCCTGTACGGCATCGATTCGGAAGAGGGCGTGCAACGGCAGAAGGCGTCCGTGCAGGAGCACTACCAGATGATCGATCTGGCCATTCGGCAGGACGTACAGCAGATCGGTGACCTCATCAGCCGGCATATCCTGGCGTGGAAACCCTTGTTCCGGTCTGCGCTGGCGGGAACGTCGTAAGCGCTTACTGAGTAGCGCGCTACTCGACGTGTAATTGTTGCGGTCGCTGGTGCTTCTAGCTTCCGCACGCCACTGCCCCCAACAAAGCGTAGCCCGATCATTCTCGTAAACCCCTGTTGTCACGCAGCAGTAACGCGCTACTATGTGCGCCTTGACCTAGTAATGTGTCACGCGCTACATGACAACGACCACCTTTTCTGGCTATTGCACGCTTTGCCGATCCCGCTGCGGTTCGATCAATGACGTGGTCGACGGACGCCTGGTCAGGGTCTCGCCCGCGCCCGATCATCCGACGGGCGGTGCGCTCTGTGCCAAGGGGCGCGCCGCCCCGGAATTGGTCGGGAGTCCGCTGCGGCTGACGCATCCAATGCGCCGGACGACGCCCCGTGGCGCCGCCCACCCGCAATGGGAGCCGATGACCTGGGATGCCGCCCTGGACGAGATCGCGAGCCGGTTGCTGGCGGCCCGCGACCAGGACGGCGCGGAGTCCGTGGCATTTGCAGTCACGACGCCCAGCGGCACGCCCATGGTCGACAGCATCGATTGGGTGGAGCGCTTCATCCGCTGTTTTGGCAGCCCCAACCTGCTGTACGCGGTGGAAGTCTGCGGCTGGCACAAGGACTACGCGCACGCCCTGACCTTTGGACGCGGCATCGGCGTTCCCGACCTCGACCATGCCGACGTGATCGTGCTCTGGGGCTTCAATCCGGCCCGCACCTGGCTGGCACAGGCCTCGCGTATTGCCGCCGCCAGGCAGCGGGGCGCCAAGGTCGTCGTAATTGATCCGAAGCAGGATGGTTCCGGCCAGCAGGCCGACTTATGGCTGCCCGTGCGGCCGGGTGCGGATGCCGCGCTGGCGCTGGGGGCGATCCGGCATCTGCTCGAAACCGGCAGCTACGATGCCGACTTCGTGCGCGACTGGACCAATGCGCCGCTCCTAGTCGATGCCGAGACCGGCGACCTGTTGCGGGTCAAGGATGTGGACGCCTCGGCGATCGCGGTGCGGACTTCGGTATCTGCGACGTCAGCCACGACGTCAACCACAACCTCCGCCCAGCCAAGCGCCGCCGCCGGAACGGCTGCCAACGCCTTCCTCATGTCGACCGCATCGGGCCAGTGGATCGCATTCGACCCCGCACGCCCCACGCCGCCCGACGTTGCCTTGTTTGCCGAGGGCGAGTACCTGTCCTCCACCGGCCAGCGCCGCCGCTACCGGACCGTATTGTCCGCCTTGCGCCAGCATGTCGCCGACTACACCGTGGAACGGGTTGCGCAACTGACCTGGATCGCCGAAGACCGCATCGCGCAGTTCAACACGGTGTTCATGGGCGCTCCCCGGTTGGCCTATCACGCGTGGACCGGCGTCGGGCAGCACACCAACGCGACGCAAACCGAACGCGCCATCGGCACGCTGTACGCATTGACCGGCGCCTGTGACCGCGAGGGCGGCAATCTGTGGACGCGTTCGCCGCCTTACCGTCTGGTCAATGAGTACGAATCGCTGCTGCCGGCATCGCAGCGCGCCAAGGCGCTTGGCTTGCACGACCTGCCGCTCGGGCCACCCCGCCTGGGATGGATCACCGCCCGGGACCTGGCCAAGGCCGTCCTGCACGCACAACCCTATCGGGTGCGGACGCTTGTCAGCTTCGGCAGCAATCTGCTGGTGACCCAGGCCGACGCGGAACGCAACGCGCGGATGCTGCGCGCGCTGGACTTTCATGTGCATGTGGATGTGTTCATGAACCCCACGGCGGACCAGGCCGACATCGTCCTGCCGGCCAACCTGCCGTGGGAACGCGAGGCCCTGAAGCTGGGGTTCGAAATCTCCCAGCAAGCCGTCGAACACGTGCAGCTGCGTCCCCGCATGGTCGAGCCGCCCGGCGAGTCGCGTGCCGATTACGACATCGTCATGGCGCTGGCGACCCGCATGGACATGGAGGACGCGTTCTTTGGCGGCGACATCGAAGCAGGCTGGAATCACCAGCTGGCGCCCTTGGGCATTGGTGTCGACGATCTGCGTGCGCAGCCGGAAGGGCGGCGCTTCCCGCAGCCCTTTGACACCCGCAAGTACGCGGTAATGTCGCCTGATGGCACGGTCGCAGGTTTTGCCACGGCGTCGCGCCGTGTCGAATTGCACTCCAGTGCGCTGCAGGACATCGGTCAGCCGCCCTTACCCATGTTTGTCGAGCCCGCGCAGCACCCGGGCAGCGACCCGGCGTTTCCAGTCGTGCTGACCACGGCCAAAAGCGGCTGGTATGTGCATTCCTCGCACCGTCACATTGCGTCGTTGCGTCGCAAGTCCCCCATGCCGCGCGTGCAGATCGGCGCGGGCCTGGCCGACCGCCTTGGCATCGACGACGGCGCGTGGGTGCGGGTCGTCACGCGCAAGGGCGCGACGCGGCTGAAGGCGTTGATAGCCCGCACGCTGCATGACCAGGTGGCCGTTGCCGAATTCGGCTGGTGGCAGGGCTGCGAGGCACTCGGGCTGGCGGATGGCGCCGCCTGGGGCACCTCAAGCGCCAACATCAACGCCGTGCTGGATGACGACGAACGCGATCCGGTCAGTGGCAGCGTGCCCCTGCGCGCCACGCTCTGCCGCATCGAAGCGGACCCCGAGGCGAATCGCGGCCACTGGACCGGCATGCGTGCGTTCCAGCTTGTCGAGCGCACTCAGGTGACCGACGACGTGCAGCGCCTCGAACTCGTGCCGGTCGATGGCAAGCCCCTGCCGGACTTTCTGCCCGGCCAGCACGTCATCGTGACGCTGCCCGACATGGACTGCCGGCGCGCCTATTCGCTGGTCGGCCCGAACCATCGGCCAGATCGCCTGGCCATTGCCGTCAGGCTGGCGTTGACGCCCGGCGAGGCCCCTGGCCGCGTGTCGTCGCGCCTGCACAGGGCGGACCTGGGCGTCACGCTGCACCTGTCACCGCCCGCCGGCGTCTTCACCATTCCAACGGAGACGACGCGCCCGATCGTGCTGGTGGCCGGCGGCATCGGCATTACACCGTTTCTGGGCTATCTGGAGGCCCTGGCCCAGCGCAAGGCCGATGGCCTGTCGACGCCGCCCGTCCTGCTGGTGCATGGCGCGCGGCCCGGCTCGCCGCATCCGTTTGCGGACACGCTGGCCGCCCTGGCCGCATCGATCGGCAATGTCGAGCTTATGTTTGTTCACGGCCCGGTCCTGGCCAATCTGGAGCGCCTGTCGACCCAGTTGGTCGCACGCCGCCCCTTGGCCTACCTGTGCGGCGCGCCGGGTTTCCTGACCGAGGTCAGGCAGGCCTTGTGCGCGCATGGCATGCCGGACTTCGACATTTTCGACGAGACCTTTTCGTCCGAGGTCACCATCCCGCGCACGCTTGCACCCCAGCGGGTCGGGATCGAGGAAGCGAACGCCGGGCCCGGCACCGGTCCGGGTGTGCACGTGTCCGCGGACGCCTTGGCGCAAGGGTCCGACACCCTGCCTTCCACGCCCTCCGTCCATTTCGACTGGGCACCCGCGATGGGCACTTTGCTCGACGCGGCCGACCGTGCCGGCGTTCCCTTGCCCAGCGGCTGCCGCGTAGGGCAATGCGAGAGCTGCATCATGTCCGTCGTCGACGGCAAGGTCGCGCATCTGGCGCCCTACGACGGGCCTCCGGACCGCTGCCTGACCTGCATTGCGGTGCCTTTGACACCCGTCACCTTGCGGCGATCGCCGTAGCGTCATGGCGCCGCCTGTTTCACGTCTTTCCTGCTTTGCGACTTCTCTCACCCTTCAGCATTCAACACGGGAAATGGTATGACTCATTCGCAGATCCGGCCGGAATCGCCGACGCCCGACACCCGCCTCATGGCGCGCGTATCGCAAGTCATCGTGTCCTGGGCCGAAAAGTGGTTCCCCGATGCCTACGTGTTCGTGGTGGTTGCCTGCCTGGCCGTCGCCTTGGGCGCCGCATTCCACAGCGGCGATCCGATGGCGGTCAGCAAGGCGTTCGGTGACGGTTTCTGGAGCATCATCCCGTTCACCATGCAGATGGTCATGGTCGCCATCACCGGTTATGTCCTGGCCATGTCGCGCCCGGTCGCCGCGCTGCTGCGCCGGATTGCCCGGGTTCCGTCCACGTCGCGCGGCGCCATCGTATTCATCGGTGTGCTGAGCATTCTGCTGTCATTGGTCAACTGGGGCCTGAGCCTGATCTTCTGCGGGCTGCTGGTGCGCGAAATGGCGCGGCGCACCGACCTGTCGCTCGACTACCGCGCTGCGGGGGCGGCCGCCTACCTGGGCATGGGCTGCGGCTTTACGCTGGGCATGAGTTCATCGGCTGCGCAGCTGCAGGCGACGGTGTCCAGCATCCCGTCGTCGCTGCTGCCCATCACGGGTGTGATCGGTTTCGACCAGACCATCCTGACCTGGCAGAACCTGGTAGTCATCGTCCTGGTCACGGTGCTGTCGGCGCTGATCTGCTACTGGACCGCCCCCGGGCGGGATGCCACGCGTACCGCCGCCGACCTGGGCGTGGATCTGGACGATGACCAGCCGCCAGTGCTGACGCGGCAGCGCAAGGGCGACTACTTCGAGTACAGCCCCATCCTGACCATCGTAGTGGTGCTGCTGGGCGCGGGCTGGCTGTACAACGCGTTTCGCAGCGGCAATCCGCTGATCACGATGTCGCAGCTCAACACCTACAACTTCGTGTTCCTGATGCTGGGACTGTTGCTGCACTGGCGGCCGCGCAGTTTCCTGGACAGCTTCGTGCGGGCCATGCCCAGCGTGGGTGGGGTGCTGCTGCAATTCCCGTTCTATGGCGGCATCGGGTACATGCTGACCAAAGTCGCCAATGCGCAAGGCGTGACGCTGTCCGACCAGATCGCCCATTGGTTCGTGAACGTGGCGAATGATTCCGGCGTGTTTTCGGTCCTGGTCAGCGTGTACTCGGCGCTGCTGGGCTTCTTCATTCCGTCAGCAGGGGGCAAGTGGGTGATCGAAGCGCCCTACATCATGACCGCCGCCAATCAGCTGGAAGCGCATCTGGGCTGGACCGTCATGGTCTACAACATTTCCGAGACGCTGCCGAACTTCATCAATCCGTTCTGGATGTTGCCCTTGCTGGGGATCCTCAAGCTGCGCTCCAAAGACCTGGTGGGCTACACCTCGCTCCAGTTCTTCATCCATACCCCCATCGTCATCCTGGCCGCGGCGCTGCTCATGCCGACCTTCACCTATCTGCCGCCCGTGATTCCCGGCCGGTGACCTTCCTGATTCGGTAGCTGACATGATCTCCACCTCTTTGCGCAACGAACCCATGCTGTCCTATGCAGCCGGCTCCCCCGAACGCACCGACATCCGCGCTGCCCTGGATGCGCACGCCGGGCAGGTCATCGATATCCCCCTGGTCATCAACGGCCGCCGGCATGCGGGAGGCGGGACACTGCCCCTGCATGCGCCCCATGCGCATCGCCGCCAGCTGGCGGCGGTCAGCCAGGCCGACGTGGGCGACATTGCCCAGGCGATCGTGGCCGCCACCACCGCCCAGCGTGCGTGGGCGGCCATGGATTTCGAAAGCCGGGCCGCGATCTTCCTGCGGGCGGCCGACCTGCTCGCGGGCCCGTGGCGGCAACGGCTCAACGCGGCGACCATGCTCGGCCAGAGCAAGACCGTGGTCCAGGCCGAGATCGATTCCGCGTGCGAGCTGATCGACTTCCTGCGGTTCAACGTTGCCTTTGCCCGGACCTTGCTTGCCCATCAGCCGCATTCGCCCGACGGCATGCGCAACGCATTGGACTACCGGCCGCTGGAAGGGTTTGTCTACGCCGTCACGCCATTCAACTTCACGGCGATCGCGGGCAACCTGCCTTGCGCCCCGGCCTTGCTGGGCAACACGGTGATCTGGAAGCCCGCCTTTACCGCGTCGCTCAGCAACTATCTGTTCATGGAACTGCTCGAGGCAGCCGGCTTGCCGCCGGGCGTCATCAACTTCGTTCCAGGCTCGGCGGCTGCCGTGTCCGACACGGTGCTGGCGTCCCGGGACTTTGCCGGTCTGCACTTCACGGGATCGACCGAGGTCTTCGATGCCCTATGGCAACAGGTGGCGCGCCGACTGCCGCAGTACCGCAGCTATCCCAGGCTGGTGGGAGAAACCGGCGGCAAGGACTTCATCCTGGCGCATGCGTCGGCCGACGCAGAGGCGGTTGCCGTGGCCCTGCTGCGCGGCGCCTTCGAATATCAAGGCCAGAAGTGCAGTGCGGCGTCGCGCGCTTATCTGCCGGCCTCCTTGTGGCCGCGGATCAAGGAACGCTTGCTGGACGACCTGGCCACGCTGCGGATGGGAGATGTCGAGGATTTCGGTAACTTCATGGGTGCGGTCATCGACCTTAAGGCCTTCGATCGGGTGTCGGGCTACATTGCCGGCGCGCAGACCGCGGGCCACCAGGTGCTGGCCGGTGGCCAGTGCAATGACCGTGACGGCTACTTCATTGCCCCCACCGTGATCGAGGTGTCCGATCCCAAGGCGGTCACGATGCGCGAAGAAATCTTCGGGCCGGTGCTGTCGTTGATTGTCTATCCCGACACGGCCTGGGAAACCATGGTTGCCGAGGTGGACGACACCAGCCCGTATGCATTGACGGGCGCCGTCTTTGCCACCGACCGCCAGGCGATCGCGTATGCGAGCGCCCACCTGCGCGCCAGCGCCGGCAACTTCTACATCAACGACAAGCCGACGGGCGCCGTGGTGGGGCAGCAGCCCTTTGGCGGCGCGCGGCGCAGCGGCACCAATGACAAGGCCGGGTCTGTCCTTAACCTGCAACGCTGGACGTCCCCCCGCACGATCAAGGAGACTTGGGTTCCCGCGACCGATTATCGCTACCCGCACATGGCCTGACACGACGGCTCCGTAACGGGGCGCCTGCCGCAGCGTCTTATTTGCAAGGACACCGCATGAAGATCCTGGATAGCGCGGCCACGATTGGCCGCCTGCCATTCCCCGCACTGATTGCCGCGCTGGACGACATGTTCCGCGCGGACGTGACTGTTCCGCGCCGCCATTTCCACATTCTGTCCGACACGCCGCCCGATGCCGGCAGTCTGCTGATCATGCCCGCCTGGCAGCCGGGCAGGTACCTGGGGATCAAGCATGTCACGATCTTTCCGGGCAATGGCGAACGGGGCCTGCAGGGCCTGCATTCCACCTATACCCTGTTCGATGCGCGCACGGGCGTGCCCGTTGCGTTGATCGATGGCGATGCGATCACCGTGCGGCGCACGGCGGCGGCGTCGGCACTGGCCGCGCGGTCGCTGGCGCGGGCGGATTCGCGCAGGCTGCTGATCGTGGGCGCCGGCAAGGTGGCCGCGGCGCTGGCGCCAGCCTATGCAGCGGTCCGGGACATTGCAGAGATCGACGTCTGGAATGTCCGGGCGGACAAGGCCGAGGCGCTGGCGGCGCGTTTGCGCGCTGACGGGTTCAGGGCGACGGCCATCGATGACCTGGAAGCCGGCGTGCGCCGCGCCGACATCGTCACGTGCGCCACCTTGTCGCAAGCGCCCCTGGTGCGTCGGGCCTGGCTGCAGCCCGGTGTCCATGTGGATCTGATCGGCGGGTTCACGCCGCAGATGCGCGAGAGCGATGACGCGACGTTTGCCGATACGTCGGTGTTCGTGGACACGCGTGAAGCGCTGGACAAGGCCGGGGATGTGCTGTCGCCGATCGCTGCAGGGGTGTTTGCGCCAGAGGGCGTGCGGGCGACGCTGGAAGATCTGTGCCGCGGCGCGCATCCCGGCCGCGAGCACGACGACGAGATCACTGTTTACAAGGCGGTGGGCACCGCGCTGGAGGATCTGGCGGCCGCGATTCTGGTGTACGAGGCGGGCGAACCGGTAGCGTGAAGGAAGTTTTTCTCCGCCATTGATTGCCGTCGCGTGGCAAGGGGACGACGGCAGCAGCGACGGCAACTGAAACTGCAACCGCAACCGCAACCGCAACCGCTTTGACTCGCACCTGCGTCAGAGCTGCAGCCGTGCCGGCGCCAGATCCAGGTGGGTCGAATGTTTCACTTCTTCCATCACCGCGTAGCTGCGCGTCTCCCGCACCCCGGGCAGTTGCCATAACACCCTGCCGGCAAAGTCGCGGTAGCCGTCCATGTCGGCGTGCCGGGTCTTGAGCAGGTAGTCGAATCCCCCGGCCACCATGTGGCATTCCATGATTTCCGTACGCACCTGCACCGCGGCTTTGAACTCGTCGAAGACGTTGGGCGTCGTGCGATCCAGCAGCACTTCCACGAACACCAGCAGCCCGGCGCGCAACTTGCGAGGGTTGAGCCGCGCTTCGTATCCCAATATCAGATTGTCTTTGGTCAGGCGCTGAACGCGAGCCAGCACGGCGGTTGGGGACAAGTGCACGGCCTCGGCCAGCCGGGTGTTGGCAATGCGACCGTCCTGCTGCAGCAGCGCCAGAATCTGCAGGTCGGTCTTGTCGAGGTC is a window from the Pigmentiphaga litoralis genome containing:
- the pruA gene encoding L-glutamate gamma-semialdehyde dehydrogenase → MISTSLRNEPMLSYAAGSPERTDIRAALDAHAGQVIDIPLVINGRRHAGGGTLPLHAPHAHRRQLAAVSQADVGDIAQAIVAATTAQRAWAAMDFESRAAIFLRAADLLAGPWRQRLNAATMLGQSKTVVQAEIDSACELIDFLRFNVAFARTLLAHQPHSPDGMRNALDYRPLEGFVYAVTPFNFTAIAGNLPCAPALLGNTVIWKPAFTASLSNYLFMELLEAAGLPPGVINFVPGSAAAVSDTVLASRDFAGLHFTGSTEVFDALWQQVARRLPQYRSYPRLVGETGGKDFILAHASADAEAVAVALLRGAFEYQGQKCSAASRAYLPASLWPRIKERLLDDLATLRMGDVEDFGNFMGAVIDLKAFDRVSGYIAGAQTAGHQVLAGGQCNDRDGYFIAPTVIEVSDPKAVTMREEIFGPVLSLIVYPDTAWETMVAEVDDTSPYALTGAVFATDRQAIAYASAHLRASAGNFYINDKPTGAVVGQQPFGGARRSGTNDKAGSVLNLQRWTSPRTIKETWVPATDYRYPHMA
- a CDS encoding ornithine cyclodeaminase family protein — its product is MKILDSAATIGRLPFPALIAALDDMFRADVTVPRRHFHILSDTPPDAGSLLIMPAWQPGRYLGIKHVTIFPGNGERGLQGLHSTYTLFDARTGVPVALIDGDAITVRRTAAASALAARSLARADSRRLLIVGAGKVAAALAPAYAAVRDIAEIDVWNVRADKAEALAARLRADGFRATAIDDLEAGVRRADIVTCATLSQAPLVRRAWLQPGVHVDLIGGFTPQMRESDDATFADTSVFVDTREALDKAGDVLSPIAAGVFAPEGVRATLEDLCRGAHPGREHDDEITVYKAVGTALEDLAAAILVYEAGEPVA
- a CDS encoding Lrp/AsnC ligand binding domain-containing protein; the protein is MPPDSQDLDKTDLQILALLQQDGRIANTRLAEAVHLSPTAVLARVQRLTKDNLILGYEARLNPRKLRAGLLVFVEVLLDRTTPNVFDEFKAAVQVRTEIMECHMVAGGFDYLLKTRHADMDGYRDFAGRVLWQLPGVRETRSYAVMEEVKHSTHLDLAPARLQL